Proteins found in one Paenibacillus borealis genomic segment:
- a CDS encoding IS256 family transposase produces the protein MTILPEMQLNNLFENLVTQFVKDNMESIMRAEMQAFMASEEAGTRNSRNGYYTRNLHTKYGNLEDLEVPRDRQGLFQTQMFEPYQRRDGWLEEAVIQMYKSGMGTRDVARFIESMFGSHYSPTTVSNITATVLEDIHQWQKRPLSKRYSVIYLDGLYVKLKRGTVRGEVVYFAMGIDEEGQRQILGFYVGGQESSNGWREVLKDLYNRGAQEVLLGVFDGLPGLDAAFKETYPQADVQHCVVHKVRATFPKIRIEHKTDVLEDLKTVYTAPDEVVARAHFDTVKAKWNKLYPKEMKSWEEQLSTLLTFYKYPEPIRKAIYTSNPIERMNKEIRKRLKPMNSLTNMDAAEKIVYLEMLDYNERHAQRVVPGFGMDNVKKKLNELFEARYPSLPTPEEE, from the coding sequence ATGACTATTTTACCCGAAATGCAGCTGAATAATCTATTTGAAAATCTTGTCACTCAGTTTGTCAAAGACAACATGGAATCCATCATGCGTGCCGAAATGCAGGCGTTCATGGCGAGCGAGGAAGCCGGTACACGTAATAGCCGCAACGGCTACTACACCCGGAACTTGCACACGAAATACGGCAATCTGGAGGACCTGGAGGTCCCCCGCGACCGCCAGGGACTGTTCCAAACTCAGATGTTTGAGCCGTACCAGCGGCGGGATGGTTGGCTGGAGGAAGCGGTGATCCAGATGTACAAGTCGGGAATGGGAACCCGGGATGTGGCCCGTTTTATTGAAAGCATGTTCGGAAGCCATTACTCTCCAACCACCGTTAGCAACATTACCGCTACCGTCCTCGAGGATATCCACCAGTGGCAGAAACGACCGCTGAGCAAGCGCTACAGCGTGATCTATTTGGATGGGCTGTACGTGAAGCTCAAACGGGGTACGGTCCGAGGCGAGGTGGTTTATTTTGCGATGGGGATCGACGAAGAGGGACAACGTCAAATCCTCGGGTTCTACGTCGGCGGTCAAGAGAGTTCGAACGGCTGGCGCGAGGTCCTGAAAGACCTGTACAACCGTGGAGCGCAGGAAGTGTTGCTCGGTGTGTTTGACGGGCTTCCAGGACTGGATGCGGCGTTTAAAGAGACGTATCCGCAGGCAGATGTGCAGCATTGTGTGGTGCACAAAGTGCGAGCGACCTTCCCCAAAATCCGAATCGAACACAAAACCGATGTCCTGGAAGACCTGAAAACGGTGTATACCGCACCGGATGAGGTCGTGGCCCGGGCTCACTTTGATACGGTCAAAGCGAAATGGAACAAGCTGTATCCGAAGGAAATGAAGTCCTGGGAGGAACAGTTATCCACGCTACTGACGTTCTACAAGTACCCGGAGCCCATCCGCAAAGCGATCTACACGTCGAATCCCATTGAGCGCATGAACAAGGAAATCCGCAAGCGCCTCAAACCGATGAACAGTCTGACGAATATGGATGCGGCAGAGAAAATCGTGTATCTGGAGATGCTCGACTACAATGAACGTCATGCGCAGCGGGTCGTCCCAGGCTTTGGGATGGACAATGTCAAAAAGAAGCTAAACGAGCTATTTGAAGCACGCTATCCTTCCTTGCCTACACCCGAAGAAGAATAG
- a CDS encoding pyrimidine-nucleoside phosphorylase, whose protein sequence is MRAVDLIQKKRDGGELSREEIAFLIQGYSKGEIPDYQISAWAMAVYFRGMNARETGDLTLEMAMSGDQVDLSPIAGIKVDKHSTGGVGDKTTVVLAPLVAAAGVPVAKMSGRGLGHTGGTLDKLESITGFSVEMDRERFFTQVGEIGAAVIGQSGNITPADKKLYALRDVTATVESIPLIASSVMSKKIAAGANAIVLDVKTGSGAFMKTLDDSIALAQAMVDIGTHLGRNTVAVISDMDQPLGFGIGNALEIKEGIETLKGHGPKDLQEVCLILGSQMLVLGGKAKDEEEARSILLSHIEDGSALDKFKQMVTAQGGDVSQIESPDTLPAARKFIEVKAATAGYVESIQAEEIGVAAMLLGAGRETKESVIDLAVGIQLSLKVGDAVAAGDTLAVLHVNDASESKVQEAEAKVLEAYRISAQPVPPQPLVFALVTKDGVTRY, encoded by the coding sequence ATGCGTGCAGTTGATCTTATCCAGAAAAAAAGAGACGGCGGAGAGCTCAGCCGTGAGGAAATAGCTTTCCTGATTCAAGGCTACAGCAAGGGGGAAATCCCTGATTACCAGATCTCCGCCTGGGCGATGGCTGTGTATTTCCGCGGAATGAACGCACGGGAAACCGGCGATCTGACCCTGGAAATGGCGATGTCCGGTGACCAGGTGGATCTCAGTCCGATAGCCGGCATCAAGGTTGACAAGCATTCCACTGGCGGCGTGGGCGACAAGACAACCGTTGTTCTTGCACCGCTTGTAGCTGCAGCCGGAGTTCCGGTAGCCAAAATGTCCGGACGCGGCCTCGGCCACACCGGCGGCACCCTGGACAAGCTGGAGTCGATCACGGGATTCTCCGTGGAGATGGACCGCGAGCGCTTTTTCACCCAGGTAGGGGAGATCGGTGCGGCTGTCATCGGCCAGTCCGGCAACATTACGCCTGCGGACAAGAAATTGTATGCGCTGCGTGATGTGACCGCCACCGTGGAATCCATTCCGCTGATTGCCAGCTCCGTAATGAGCAAGAAGATCGCCGCAGGTGCGAATGCTATCGTCCTTGATGTGAAGACCGGCAGCGGCGCATTCATGAAGACGCTGGATGATTCCATTGCGCTCGCACAGGCAATGGTGGATATCGGCACGCATCTCGGCCGCAACACGGTCGCTGTAATCAGCGACATGGACCAGCCGCTTGGCTTCGGCATCGGCAATGCACTGGAGATCAAAGAGGGCATTGAGACCCTGAAGGGCCACGGGCCGAAGGATCTCCAGGAGGTCTGCCTGATTCTGGGCAGCCAGATGCTGGTGCTTGGCGGTAAGGCGAAGGATGAAGAAGAAGCTCGTTCCATTCTGCTGTCCCATATCGAGGATGGCAGCGCGCTGGATAAATTCAAGCAGATGGTAACTGCCCAAGGCGGAGATGTCTCGCAGATCGAGTCTCCTGACACCCTGCCGGCAGCCCGGAAGTTCATCGAAGTGAAAGCTGCGACCGCAGGTTATGTGGAGAGCATTCAGGCTGAAGAGATCGGCGTAGCCGCCATGCTGCTCGGTGCCGGACGTGAAACGAAGGAGTCCGTCATCGATCTGGCCGTTGGCATTCAGCTGTCGCTGAAGGTCGGTGATGCCGTAGCCGCAGGCGACACGCTTGCCGTACTGCATGTGAATGACGCCAGCGAGAGCAAAGTGCAGGAAGCCGAAGCCAAGGTGCTGGAAGCTTACCGCATCTCCGCGCAGCCGGTTCCTCCGCAGCCGCTGGTATTTGCGCTGGTGACTAAGGATGGGGTTACACGGTACTAG
- a CDS encoding purine-nucleoside phosphorylase, with product MTTPSTVPYGTQVKEAAAYIQSKFGSYTPAIGLILGSGLGDLGDQIEDAVYLPYEEIPHFPRSTVEGHAGRFVIGKLEGKDVIIMQGRFHYYEGYEMRKVVLPVYVMAKLGVGTLVITNAGGGMNRAFKAGDLMLITDHLNMTGDNPLIGPNDPELGVRFPDMSRAYDPEYIALAKKLAGEVKGVDGEALVLQEGVYAGISGPTYETPAELKMLAYLGGDAVGMSTVPEVIVASHSKLRVLGITCITDMAIGDELEPLTHEQVVKVANLTKPKFIGLVRSFVREVQV from the coding sequence ATGACAACACCATCAACAGTCCCATACGGCACGCAGGTAAAAGAAGCTGCGGCATATATTCAATCCAAATTCGGTTCTTACACTCCGGCCATCGGACTTATTCTGGGCTCCGGCCTTGGGGATCTGGGCGACCAGATCGAAGATGCCGTATATCTGCCCTATGAAGAAATTCCGCATTTCCCGCGCTCGACGGTAGAGGGTCATGCCGGACGTTTCGTAATCGGTAAGCTGGAAGGCAAGGACGTTATCATCATGCAGGGCCGTTTCCACTACTATGAAGGATATGAAATGCGCAAAGTGGTGCTGCCGGTATACGTAATGGCTAAGCTTGGTGTAGGCACACTCGTGATTACCAATGCAGGCGGCGGAATGAACAGAGCGTTCAAAGCCGGTGACCTCATGCTGATTACCGACCACCTGAACATGACCGGCGACAACCCGCTGATCGGACCGAATGATCCGGAGCTGGGTGTTCGTTTCCCGGATATGTCCCGTGCTTATGACCCTGAATATATTGCGCTGGCTAAGAAGCTGGCGGGTGAAGTTAAGGGTGTAGACGGTGAAGCCCTTGTGCTGCAGGAAGGCGTGTATGCCGGCATCAGCGGACCTACCTATGAAACCCCGGCTGAACTCAAAATGCTGGCCTACCTCGGCGGCGATGCCGTTGGGATGTCCACCGTGCCGGAAGTTATTGTAGCCAGCCACAGCAAGCTGCGTGTGCTCGGCATTACCTGTATCACCGATATGGCGATCGGGGATGAGCTGGAGCCGTTGACTCATGAGCAGGTGGTAAAGGTAGCAAACCTTACTAAGCCGAAGTTCATCGGCCTTGTGCGTTCCTTTGTCCGTGAGGTTCAGGTATAA
- a CDS encoding purine-nucleoside phosphorylase, translating to MTAVTQSNIQEAAVYIKDKCTVAPEIGLILGSGLGVLADLITDEVVIPYNEIPHFPVSTVEGHEGELLIGMIEGRRVVMMKGRFHMYEGYGPETTAFPVRVMKELGVTSLLVTNAAGGVNTEFTPGDLMLITDHLNLTGRNPLTGPNDNALGVRFPDMSSAYSPRLIAAAKEAAAALNFEFKEGVYAGLLGPNYETPAEIVMLRRQGADAVGMSTVSETIVARHAGIEVLGISCITNMAAGILEQPLNHAEVMETAERVREQFLKLVLAFIPKM from the coding sequence ATGACCGCAGTTACCCAAAGCAATATTCAAGAAGCAGCAGTATATATCAAAGATAAATGTACTGTCGCCCCCGAAATCGGGCTGATCCTCGGCTCCGGCCTCGGCGTTCTGGCGGACCTGATTACGGATGAAGTAGTCATCCCTTATAATGAAATCCCTCATTTTCCCGTATCCACTGTTGAAGGACATGAAGGAGAGCTGCTGATCGGCATGATCGAAGGCCGCCGCGTCGTAATGATGAAGGGCCGCTTCCACATGTACGAAGGCTATGGACCGGAGACTACAGCGTTCCCTGTACGTGTCATGAAAGAGCTGGGCGTAACCAGCCTGCTGGTAACCAACGCTGCCGGCGGGGTCAATACTGAGTTCACACCGGGTGACCTGATGCTGATTACGGACCACCTGAACCTCACAGGCCGCAACCCGCTGACCGGACCGAACGATAATGCGCTGGGTGTACGCTTCCCGGATATGTCTTCAGCTTACAGCCCGCGCCTGATTGCAGCCGCCAAAGAAGCTGCCGCAGCGCTGAACTTCGAGTTCAAGGAAGGCGTATACGCCGGCCTGCTCGGACCAAACTACGAGACTCCTGCTGAGATCGTTATGCTGCGCCGTCAAGGGGCAGATGCAGTAGGGATGTCCACAGTATCTGAGACGATTGTGGCCCGCCATGCCGGTATCGAAGTGCTGGGTATTTCCTGCATCACCAACATGGCTGCCGGAATTCTGGAACAGCCGCTCAACCATGCAGAAGTGATGGAGACAGCGGAACGTGTGCGCGAGCAATTCCTGAAGCTGGTGCTGGCTTTTATTCCGAAGATGTAG
- the deoB gene encoding phosphopentomutase — MSSFKRIGFIVLDSVGIGEAPDAANFGDTGSHTLGHILERVPGLKLPNLQQLGLANIAPLPPLEPVADPTGYYGKMQEVSVGKDTMTGHWELMGLKIEVPFNTYFDGFPAELIEKFEAATGRKVIGNKPASGTEILVEYGEEQMKTGAWIVYTSADSVFQLAAHEDIIPLEELYSACRIARELTMAPEFSVGRVIARPYIGEPGNFVRTPNRHDYAVKPPEPTVMNALEDIGKDVIAVGKINDIFTGEGVTASYPTKSNEHGIQITIDELRKPFNGFLFTNLVDFDSLYGHRRDPEGYGRALEVFDQALPELLSTLSEDDLLIISADHGNDPIHAGTDHTREYVPLLIYSPKFKNPGSLGIRLTFSDVAATIADNFGAKAPQYGTSFLSELI, encoded by the coding sequence ATGTCCTCATTTAAACGCATCGGATTTATTGTTCTGGATAGTGTAGGTATCGGTGAAGCGCCGGATGCCGCTAATTTTGGAGATACAGGCTCCCATACGCTGGGACATATTCTGGAACGGGTTCCGGGACTGAAGCTTCCGAACCTGCAACAGCTGGGACTGGCTAATATTGCTCCATTGCCGCCGCTGGAACCGGTAGCTGACCCGACAGGCTATTACGGCAAAATGCAGGAGGTTTCTGTAGGCAAGGATACGATGACCGGCCACTGGGAGCTGATGGGCCTGAAGATTGAGGTCCCTTTTAATACTTATTTTGACGGGTTCCCGGCAGAGCTGATTGAGAAATTCGAAGCGGCTACCGGACGCAAGGTGATCGGCAACAAGCCGGCTTCCGGCACCGAGATTCTCGTAGAATATGGCGAAGAGCAGATGAAGACCGGCGCATGGATTGTGTATACTTCGGCAGACAGCGTATTCCAGCTGGCAGCGCACGAAGATATCATTCCGCTGGAAGAACTCTATAGCGCCTGCCGGATCGCCCGTGAGCTGACGATGGCTCCCGAATTCTCTGTCGGCCGTGTTATCGCCCGTCCTTATATCGGCGAACCGGGGAATTTCGTGCGTACGCCGAACCGTCATGACTATGCGGTGAAGCCGCCGGAGCCGACCGTTATGAACGCTCTGGAGGATATCGGCAAAGACGTGATTGCTGTCGGCAAAATCAATGATATCTTCACTGGTGAAGGTGTAACAGCTTCTTACCCGACCAAGAGCAATGAGCACGGCATCCAGATTACGATTGATGAGCTGCGCAAGCCGTTTAACGGATTCCTGTTCACCAATCTCGTAGACTTCGACTCCCTGTACGGCCACCGCCGTGATCCGGAAGGCTACGGCCGCGCGCTGGAAGTGTTCGATCAGGCGCTGCCTGAGCTGCTCTCCACCCTCAGTGAAGATGATCTGCTGATCATCTCGGCTGACCACGGCAATGACCCGATCCATGCCGGAACGGATCACACCCGTGAATATGTGCCGCTCCTGATCTACAGCCCGAAATTCAAGAATCCGGGCAGCCTGGGCATCCGCCTGACGTTCTCTGATGTAGCAGCTACCATCGCCGATAACTTCGGAGCGAAGGCACCGCAGTACGGGACGAGCTTTTTGTCTGAATTAATTTAA
- the xerD gene encoding site-specific tyrosine recombinase XerD has translation MESHLQPFMQYLSGDKGLSPSTLESYGRDISQFLEFTEERGTAAMEEIRRSHIMLYLGALRGAGKATATVNRNTVSLRAYFHFLLKERLIGQDPTLDMETIKPSKKPPMILSIEEIERLLAVPDESAPQGMRDKAMLELLYATGIRVTELISLNVEDVNTGLKFARCSGASGKERVVPIGTIAADCVARYVSGMRDKLLRVNQEEPALFLNSLGGRLTRQGFWKIIKKHAREARIQQDITPHTLRHSFAAHLLEGGADLRSVQQMLGHSDISTTQIYSGIARKNMKEVYENHHPRAK, from the coding sequence ATGGAGTCACACTTGCAGCCGTTTATGCAGTATTTGTCCGGGGACAAAGGATTGTCTCCTAGTACGCTGGAATCCTATGGACGGGATATATCACAGTTTCTGGAGTTTACCGAAGAACGCGGCACGGCTGCGATGGAAGAGATTAGAAGATCACATATTATGCTCTACCTCGGCGCTCTGCGCGGAGCGGGCAAGGCAACGGCAACAGTCAACCGGAATACGGTATCGCTGCGCGCCTATTTTCATTTTTTGCTGAAAGAACGGCTGATCGGGCAAGACCCGACACTCGATATGGAAACGATTAAACCGAGCAAGAAACCGCCGATGATTCTTAGCATTGAAGAAATTGAACGCCTGCTGGCCGTCCCTGATGAATCTGCACCCCAGGGGATGCGCGATAAGGCGATGCTTGAGCTGCTCTATGCTACGGGTATCCGTGTAACGGAGCTGATCTCGCTGAATGTGGAGGACGTGAATACCGGGCTGAAGTTCGCCCGCTGCAGCGGGGCCTCCGGCAAGGAAAGAGTGGTGCCGATTGGTACGATTGCTGCGGACTGTGTGGCCCGTTATGTGTCCGGTATGCGGGACAAGCTGCTCCGGGTAAACCAGGAGGAGCCGGCACTGTTCCTGAACAGTCTGGGCGGGAGGCTGACCCGTCAGGGCTTTTGGAAGATTATCAAGAAACATGCGCGTGAAGCCCGTATTCAACAGGACATCACACCGCATACCCTGCGGCATTCCTTCGCCGCTCATCTGCTGGAAGGCGGGGCAGACCTGCGTTCCGTGCAGCAGATGCTGGGCCATTCCGATATTTCAACCACGCAGATTTACAGCGGAATTGCACGCAAGAACATGAAGGAAGTTTATGAGAATCACCATCCACGGGCGAAGTAG
- a CDS encoding DUF4227 family protein, with product MIVSIPKTVRRLYFMTLLVAISCVLYYILSWFSAWMSPAQNYDIPEGTAIRAFHDVKQGDEGLSAGQRLRLYYWYGE from the coding sequence ATGATTGTCTCGATTCCCAAAACCGTGCGCCGGCTGTATTTTATGACCTTGCTCGTTGCGATAAGCTGTGTGCTGTATTATATCTTAAGCTGGTTCAGCGCCTGGATGAGTCCAGCGCAGAATTATGATATTCCTGAGGGCACAGCCATCCGGGCATTTCACGATGTGAAGCAGGGCGATGAAGGGCTTAGTGCAGGGCAGCGCCTGCGCTTATACTATTGGTACGGGGAGTGA
- a CDS encoding Fur family transcriptional regulator, translating to MEARIDKIKQQLQSQGYKLTPQREATLRVLLENEDDHLSAEDVFMLVKEKAPEIGLATVYRTLELLSELHVVEKINFGDGVARYDLRTDTAKHHHHHLICVQCGTMDEIREDWLGPLEERLEKDYNFTVLDHRLDFHGICYRCKDKNPAEGNTPE from the coding sequence ATGGAAGCCCGGATAGACAAGATTAAGCAACAACTACAATCCCAAGGATACAAGCTTACACCTCAACGGGAAGCGACCTTAAGAGTTCTCCTGGAGAACGAGGATGATCATTTAAGCGCTGAAGATGTGTTCATGCTGGTGAAAGAAAAGGCTCCGGAGATCGGTCTCGCCACCGTATATCGTACCCTGGAACTGCTCAGCGAACTTCATGTCGTGGAGAAGATTAATTTCGGAGATGGTGTGGCCCGTTATGATCTGCGGACGGATACAGCGAAACATCATCACCATCATCTGATTTGTGTACAATGCGGAACCATGGATGAGATTCGTGAGGATTGGCTGGGCCCGCTGGAAGAGCGGCTGGAGAAGGATTATAATTTTACGGTGCTTGATCATAGACTTGATTTTCACGGAATTTGCTACCGCTGCAAGGATAAGAATCCTGCAGAAGGCAATACTCCCGAATAA
- a CDS encoding DUF7667 family protein: MMLPVHLRLAEIFHINMTGPLTIEEAKELQYCLRENARYCWDCLMIQNQSVLAGATHDHEWQLELQRKLEVLRLTGRVPKV, from the coding sequence ATGATGTTACCGGTACATTTACGCTTGGCAGAGATCTTTCACATTAACATGACTGGACCTTTGACGATCGAAGAGGCTAAGGAGCTGCAATATTGCCTGCGAGAGAATGCCAGGTATTGCTGGGACTGTCTGATGATTCAAAATCAGTCCGTGCTGGCTGGAGCGACACACGACCACGAATGGCAGCTGGAACTGCAGCGGAAGCTGGAGGTATTGAGATTGACGGGGAGGGTGCCAAAAGTGTAG
- a CDS encoding helix-turn-helix domain-containing protein, which yields MIKNNVKDIMDRQNKGIRGTARETGLAINTVSGLYHNTSKRVDFETLEKLCKHLKVSTGELIEYIEDKEAQPE from the coding sequence GTGATTAAGAATAACGTCAAGGACATCATGGACCGGCAGAATAAGGGGATTCGAGGCACTGCGAGGGAGACGGGGTTAGCAATCAACACGGTATCGGGGCTATATCATAATACGTCCAAGCGCGTGGATTTTGAGACGCTGGAGAAACTCTGCAAGCACCTGAAGGTTAGCACTGGAGAACTCATTGAATACATAGAAGACAAGGAAGCCCAACCGGAGTAA
- a CDS encoding YolD-like family protein, which produces MGKKLESVWEGSRFLLPEHVQLLRQEMQEQGRRSRPAIDPDEWELIDQALGYALLEKEQITIVLFDPYKDLKVRGVVVKVDRQLRRIKFQMEEDFSWIKIDDVIRVIT; this is translated from the coding sequence ATGGGAAAGAAACTGGAGAGTGTTTGGGAAGGTAGTCGGTTTTTGCTGCCAGAGCATGTGCAGCTTCTGAGGCAGGAAATGCAGGAGCAGGGAAGACGCAGCCGGCCCGCGATCGACCCTGATGAATGGGAGCTGATTGACCAGGCGCTCGGGTATGCATTGCTGGAGAAGGAACAGATCACAATCGTACTGTTTGACCCTTACAAGGATTTGAAGGTGCGGGGCGTTGTGGTGAAAGTAGACCGGCAGCTGAGGAGAATCAAGTTCCAAATGGAAGAGGACTTTAGCTGGATCAAGATCGATGATGTGATCCGGGTCATTACATAA
- a CDS encoding STAS-like domain-containing protein, translating into MGRLLRLGDHVNHCYSNAEGEAVQDVLRKHFDTGDSVIVSFKGMDSVSSSFINSAFIELLEVYDFTFIKEHLGFADTTRTINDQIKRRFSFEANNKLIRS; encoded by the coding sequence ATGGGACGTTTATTAAGGCTTGGTGACCATGTCAATCATTGCTACTCCAATGCAGAAGGTGAAGCTGTACAGGATGTACTAAGAAAACATTTTGACACTGGAGACTCAGTTATTGTTTCCTTTAAAGGTATGGATAGTGTTTCTTCATCCTTTATTAATTCAGCATTCATCGAACTGCTGGAAGTCTATGATTTCACGTTTATTAAAGAACATTTAGGTTTTGCTGATACAACGAGAACGATTAATGATCAAATTAAGCGTAGGTTCTCTTTCGAGGCCAATAACAAACTTATTCGATCCTAG
- a CDS encoding ATP-binding protein: protein MDALRVYLPKEFDKDNMYYFINEVFDENMDLRARDYVFDFTPLRFIRPVGVTVLSNIIGRLKKQGAHLSITYFEPDRSNRRCPMAFLDDAMFFKKFIDRTLDEKSSLRMTTLPLEHVEYNRSYEYLDYAMSWLAGKLNLTKESLGDIKSCLVEVFNNIIDHSAEHTGSIFVQHYPRESRVMVAISDFGVGIPSSIQDILPGVDDAEALLLAIKEGFTTKSTPKNRGAGLDFLLQNVVINNKGSVYIHSNHGILSSTSGRDGMEITSRKTEGFYPGTLLEIVFQTDTIEYVEEEFSWDVY, encoded by the coding sequence GTGGATGCATTGAGAGTATATCTGCCTAAGGAATTCGATAAAGATAATATGTATTATTTTATTAATGAGGTTTTTGATGAAAATATGGATCTTAGAGCAAGGGATTATGTTTTTGACTTCACCCCACTAAGATTCATTAGGCCGGTAGGTGTAACTGTTTTGAGCAATATTATTGGGCGATTAAAGAAACAAGGGGCACATTTATCCATTACATATTTCGAACCAGACCGTAGCAATAGGCGCTGCCCCATGGCGTTTCTGGATGATGCGATGTTTTTTAAGAAATTCATAGATCGAACCCTAGATGAGAAATCTTCTCTTCGGATGACTACTTTGCCACTTGAACACGTAGAGTATAACAGAAGTTATGAGTATTTGGATTACGCTATGTCTTGGTTGGCAGGTAAACTGAATCTAACAAAGGAATCCTTAGGAGATATTAAGTCGTGTCTTGTGGAGGTATTTAACAATATAATTGATCATTCTGCGGAGCATACTGGTAGTATATTTGTTCAACATTATCCAAGAGAAAGCAGAGTGATGGTAGCTATTTCTGATTTTGGGGTTGGAATTCCATCATCAATTCAAGACATACTTCCTGGAGTTGACGATGCGGAGGCCCTGCTTTTAGCGATTAAAGAAGGCTTTACCACAAAGTCTACACCTAAAAATAGGGGTGCGGGATTGGATTTCCTCTTACAAAATGTGGTTATAAATAATAAGGGGAGTGTTTACATCCATTCAAATCATGGTATACTATCATCAACGTCAGGTCGTGATGGGATGGAAATTACTTCAAGAAAAACAGAAGGATTTTATCCAGGAACATTATTGGAAATTGTTTTTCAGACTGACACAATTGAATATGTAGAGGAGGAGTTTTCATGGGACGTTTATTAA
- a CDS encoding phage holin, LLH family, with amino-acid sequence MQTVIDQAQPYITAVVLAIVGILATVILRTIALLQVKADSFFDARLSVSQRELLHKIASEGFAYAQTVYKELGGEDKLQQALVYASDQLEARGIKAAPEEIRAAIEKAYLAYKATVLTKQ; translated from the coding sequence ATGCAAACTGTAATTGATCAGGCTCAGCCGTACATCACGGCCGTTGTGCTGGCCATTGTCGGCATTCTGGCCACGGTAATACTGCGGACGATAGCACTGCTGCAGGTAAAGGCAGACTCATTTTTCGATGCTCGGCTGTCAGTGTCTCAGCGGGAACTGCTGCACAAGATTGCTTCCGAGGGTTTTGCCTACGCTCAGACGGTCTACAAGGAGCTGGGCGGGGAGGATAAGCTGCAGCAGGCATTGGTGTATGCCTCGGACCAATTGGAGGCGCGCGGCATCAAGGCTGCACCAGAGGAGATCCGGGCGGCCATCGAGAAGGCATATCTCGCTTATAAAGCGACAGTATTGACCAAACAGTAA
- a CDS encoding peptidoglycan recognition protein family protein — protein sequence MIKNKYPIERRYINKRSNVRPGTRLVTGTPGFLVAHDTGNPGATADKHFEYFQTLVNRSASAQVFVDDKRILEIIPTGTGTDPAEKAWHVLYNVTTDNAKYGDDANDIALGVELCYGGKINTLEAYKRYVWYLAFCCDKWKLNPLTHIPSHKQLDPTRKSDVDQALATIGKTLKDLLYDIVKDMQEEPAVIVAPTALQLPASVAQALIEDYVSPAWFAARKAGDSVGTLHLHNLANNLRLAARIPLQPGSAAPFTQLPKSNVQELVFRWLSPGWQAAKVKSDKTAMAFYNNTANHLRRAACMPTE from the coding sequence ATGATCAAAAATAAATACCCAATCGAGCGGCGCTATATCAACAAGCGTTCCAATGTTCGGCCCGGCACCCGGTTAGTAACGGGTACGCCGGGCTTTTTAGTTGCCCACGATACGGGAAACCCCGGGGCTACAGCGGATAAGCACTTCGAGTATTTTCAGACCCTTGTTAACCGGTCGGCCTCCGCGCAGGTTTTCGTGGACGACAAGCGCATCCTAGAGATCATCCCGACCGGCACCGGGACGGACCCGGCGGAGAAGGCTTGGCATGTGCTGTACAACGTGACCACTGACAACGCCAAATACGGCGATGACGCCAACGACATCGCTTTAGGCGTGGAGCTGTGCTACGGCGGTAAGATTAATACCCTGGAGGCGTACAAGCGCTACGTGTGGTATCTGGCCTTCTGCTGCGACAAGTGGAAGCTTAACCCGCTGACACACATCCCGAGCCATAAGCAGCTGGATCCGACGCGTAAGAGTGATGTTGACCAGGCGCTGGCTACTATCGGGAAGACACTGAAGGACCTGCTGTATGACATTGTCAAGGATATGCAGGAGGAGCCGGCGGTAATCGTGGCACCTACTGCCTTGCAGCTTCCGGCAAGCGTGGCGCAGGCACTCATTGAGGATTACGTATCCCCAGCATGGTTTGCAGCCCGGAAGGCTGGTGACTCCGTAGGCACCCTGCATCTGCACAATCTGGCGAATAACCTTCGCCTGGCCGCCCGCATACCGTTGCAGCCGGGATCAGCAGCACCGTTCACCCAACTGCCGAAGAGCAATGTCCAGGAGTTGGTGTTCAGGTGGCTTTCTCCCGGCTGGCAGGCGGCGAAGGTTAAGAGTGATAAGACGGCTATGGCTTTCTACAACAATACGGCAAATCACCTGCGGCGCGCTGCGTGCATGCCGACTGAATAG